The following proteins are encoded in a genomic region of Aquella oligotrophica:
- the ilvC gene encoding ketol-acid reductoisomerase, which translates to MAIMDFGGVKEDVVTREEFPLAKAREILASETIAVIGYGVQGPGQALNLKDNGFKVIVGQRSPSKSYDKAVADGFVPGVTLFSPEEALEKATVIMYLLSDAAQIAMWPTVQKHLTKGKALYFSHGFGVTYKDRTGIVPPSDVDVFLVAPKGSGTSLRRLFLEGKGLNSSYAIFQDATGRAKERALALGIGIGSGYLFETTFKNEVYSDLTGERGILMGALAGVMEAQYNVLRKNGHSPSEAFNETVEELTESLIKLVGENGMDWMYANTSTTAQRGALDWRKPFRDATAPVFEELYARVKAGEEAQRSIDTNSQPDYRVKLEAELAEIRDSEMWQAGKTVRSLRPGK; encoded by the coding sequence ATGGCAATCATGGATTTTGGTGGCGTTAAAGAAGATGTAGTTACTCGTGAAGAGTTCCCTCTAGCAAAAGCTCGCGAGATTTTAGCAAGTGAAACTATTGCTGTTATTGGCTATGGTGTACAAGGCCCAGGTCAAGCATTAAACTTAAAAGACAACGGATTTAAAGTGATTGTTGGTCAACGCTCACCTTCTAAATCTTATGATAAAGCAGTTGCTGATGGTTTTGTACCGGGTGTAACGCTATTCTCACCAGAAGAAGCTTTAGAAAAAGCTACGGTAATTATGTATCTATTAAGCGATGCAGCACAGATTGCTATGTGGCCTACAGTTCAAAAACATCTAACTAAAGGGAAAGCTTTATATTTCTCACATGGTTTTGGTGTTACTTACAAAGATCGTACCGGTATCGTTCCCCCAAGTGATGTTGATGTATTCTTGGTTGCGCCTAAAGGCTCTGGTACTTCATTACGTCGCCTATTCCTTGAAGGTAAAGGTTTAAATTCATCTTATGCTATATTCCAAGATGCTACTGGGCGTGCTAAAGAACGTGCATTGGCATTGGGTATTGGAATTGGTTCTGGTTATTTATTTGAAACCACATTCAAAAATGAAGTGTATTCTGATTTAACTGGTGAACGTGGTATCCTGATGGGTGCATTAGCTGGGGTTATGGAAGCTCAATACAATGTACTTCGTAAAAATGGACACTCTCCTTCAGAAGCATTTAATGAAACAGTTGAAGAATTGACTGAATCATTAATTAAATTAGTTGGTGAAAATGGTATGGATTGGATGTATGCTAATACTTCAACTACAGCGCAACGTGGTGCACTAGATTGGAGAAAGCCATTCCGTGATGCAACTGCTCCAGTATTTGAAGAGCTATATGCACGTGTTAAAGCTGGTGAAGAAGCGCAACGTTCAATCGACACTAACTCACAGCCTGACTATCGTGTAAAACTTGAGGCTGAACTGGCTGAAATTCGCGATAGCGAAATGTGGCAAGCTGGTAAAACTGTACGCAGTCTTCGCCCAGGTAAATAA
- a CDS encoding cytochrome b gives MSDNNLYSKAAKTLHWLIAAVIFLEYFIGITLDATHLKWLHIQLGCFLLILVIVRIIWRITHQYPDFPLQITGINKLLAKIGHLILYFLMLAIPMTGLVLIITKGVTINIFGIDIPPLMKGMAKPERHIIKSVHWYLATMIFYFAVFHGLIAFMHEFLNKTPSLSRMLPECLAKYIRDSK, from the coding sequence ATGAGTGACAATAATCTTTATAGCAAGGCGGCCAAAACCCTCCATTGGTTAATTGCCGCCGTGATTTTTCTGGAGTATTTTATCGGTATCACACTGGATGCTACTCATCTAAAATGGTTACATATTCAGCTTGGCTGTTTCTTATTAATTTTAGTGATAGTTCGGATTATCTGGCGGATTACTCATCAGTATCCTGACTTCCCTTTGCAAATAACAGGAATCAACAAATTGCTTGCTAAGATTGGGCATTTGATTCTATATTTTCTTATGTTGGCTATTCCTATGACTGGTTTGGTTTTAATCATTACTAAAGGGGTTACTATTAATATCTTTGGTATTGATATTCCACCATTGATGAAGGGAATGGCAAAGCCGGAACGCCACATAATCAAATCAGTTCACTGGTATCTGGCAACAATGATTTTTTATTTTGCAGTTTTTCATGGTTTAATCGCATTTATGCATGAGTTTTTAAATAAAACTCCAAGCCTTAGCCGAATGTTGCCCGAGTGCCTGGCGAAATATATACGGGATAGTAAATAA
- a CDS encoding ACT domain-containing protein, which produces MTKRSDDMHIINIVTRNSLRVLQRISGLFSRYSVNIDQMSIFSGHDGLSYFSVIVYSDDHSVQKLTNQLHKIVEVCDVRILNHKHF; this is translated from the coding sequence ATGACAAAACGTTCAGATGATATGCATATAATTAATATTGTAACCCGCAATTCTTTACGCGTTTTACAACGAATTTCTGGTTTATTTTCACGTTATAGTGTGAATATTGACCAGATGAGTATTTTTAGTGGACATGATGGGTTATCTTATTTTTCGGTGATTGTTTATAGTGATGATCATTCGGTACAGAAGCTGACTAATCAGTTACATAAAATAGTTGAGGTGTGTGATGTGCGCATCTTAAATCATAAACACTTTTAA
- a CDS encoding homocitrate synthase/isopropylmalate synthase family protein produces the protein MSSKQVYILDTTLRDGQQSPGAGMSFEDNLQYAELAHKLRIDILEAGFPSASNTDFAIVNQISKNMAAINSAMRISALCQLREEQVIRTMEALAPSLAIGKARIHIYVPVDPELMPASLGKFAEDKPAIITTTYRLIKMMADAGFEVEFSPEGYSRQRENFDFVTDLIRNAVKAGATTINCPDTIGGASQYQGEEYFVHKMAKHKQIIETEFPDKDIIWSMHCHNDFGTALDNSLYGVFSGVARQIEGCINGVGERAGNVSLEQCIMVIRQFGHGAHLPEKYHTNIDISHLKEISDFIAERMLPRQPHSPVVGKNSASHTSGGHINAILKNPLAYQPFDPRDIGSEITFVFGPLSGSNHAQQIIHKFKYRCDDNEKVAVTQSIKDFYADRRKGVTDEELLQAYKYYRSPIKLEHLTYAKEDGGKTRVTFHGEFFAEKDLVIDYQGRGSALSALNKAVNNHLANTTVVDYNSHSKGSTVDALCISSIIIDVNGNRYNGQAEDEDIEISALKAFIDAVNNAYIETNFRV, from the coding sequence ATGTCAAGCAAACAAGTTTACATATTGGATACCACCCTACGTGATGGACAACAATCACCTGGTGCCGGGATGTCTTTTGAAGACAATCTCCAGTATGCTGAACTCGCGCATAAATTACGGATTGATATTTTGGAAGCCGGATTCCCATCTGCAAGTAATACTGACTTTGCTATCGTAAACCAGATTTCAAAAAATATGGCAGCAATTAATTCAGCAATGCGCATTTCAGCATTATGCCAACTGCGTGAAGAACAAGTTATCCGCACCATGGAAGCACTAGCACCTAGTCTTGCAATCGGCAAAGCACGGATTCATATTTATGTGCCGGTAGATCCAGAATTAATGCCTGCTTCATTAGGTAAATTTGCCGAAGATAAGCCCGCTATTATTACAACCACCTATCGCCTGATTAAAATGATGGCAGATGCTGGCTTTGAAGTTGAATTTAGCCCGGAAGGATACTCACGTCAGCGTGAAAACTTTGATTTTGTAACTGATTTAATCCGAAATGCGGTAAAAGCAGGCGCAACTACAATTAATTGCCCAGATACCATTGGTGGCGCTTCACAATATCAAGGTGAAGAGTATTTCGTCCATAAAATGGCAAAACATAAGCAGATAATTGAAACAGAATTTCCTGATAAAGATATTATCTGGTCAATGCATTGTCATAATGACTTCGGAACAGCCCTAGATAATAGCCTATATGGTGTATTTAGTGGTGTAGCTCGTCAGATTGAAGGCTGTATAAATGGTGTTGGCGAACGTGCAGGAAATGTATCGCTTGAGCAATGTATTATGGTAATTCGCCAATTTGGACATGGCGCGCATTTACCTGAGAAATACCATACCAATATTGATATCTCACACTTAAAAGAAATCTCGGATTTTATCGCTGAACGAATGTTACCGCGCCAACCACACTCACCTGTCGTTGGTAAAAATTCAGCGAGCCATACCTCAGGTGGACATATTAATGCGATCCTGAAAAATCCATTGGCTTATCAACCATTTGATCCACGTGATATTGGAAGTGAAATTACTTTTGTCTTTGGCCCATTAAGTGGTAGTAATCACGCGCAGCAGATTATCCATAAATTCAAATACCGTTGTGATGATAATGAAAAAGTAGCTGTTACTCAATCGATCAAAGATTTTTATGCGGATAGACGTAAGGGTGTGACCGATGAAGAGTTATTGCAAGCATATAAATACTATCGTTCACCAATCAAACTCGAGCATCTAACTTATGCCAAAGAAGATGGTGGCAAAACTAGAGTAACATTCCATGGTGAATTTTTTGCTGAAAAAGATCTGGTAATCGACTACCAGGGACGCGGTTCCGCTTTAAGTGCATTAAATAAAGCCGTTAATAATCACTTGGCAAATACTACGGTTGTAGATTATAATTCACACTCCAAGGGAAGTACAGTTGATGCATTATGCATTTCATCAATCATTATTGATGTAAATGGAAACCGCTATAATGGTCAAGCTGAAGATGAGGATATTGAAATTTCTGCATTAAAAGCATTTATTGATGCTGTGAATAATGCGTATATCGAGACAAATTTTAGAGTTTAA
- the leuB gene encoding 3-isopropylmalate dehydrogenase: protein MAKHNIAVLAGDGIGPEVMAEAIRVLDTVANKFNHQFTYTHALAGGAAYDEYQDHLPQATIDICKNNDAILFGSVGGPVHLQHEAKWANCEAKSILALRKAFNFNINLRKMTIFPEIASLSPLKPELLKNGLDIVIFRELLGDVYFGEHTLSEKDGKRYAFDSGAYDEDQVKSIVQYAFNVAKTRGKKIVSVDKANVMAMSKLWRQVANEVAKEHPEIEYSDMLVDNCAMQIIKNPAQFDVIVTSNLFGDILSDELSVLSGSLGMMPSASFSNSGFALYEPAGGSAPDIAGKNIANPIAQILSAAMMLAYSFNLHQEASAINNAVKAAIVAGYRTGDLASGQAGEKIVGTKEFTDQVICNI from the coding sequence ATGGCAAAGCATAATATTGCAGTATTAGCTGGAGATGGTATTGGTCCAGAGGTAATGGCTGAAGCGATCCGAGTATTGGATACTGTAGCAAACAAATTTAATCATCAGTTTACCTACACTCACGCACTGGCTGGTGGAGCTGCTTATGATGAATATCAAGATCATCTACCACAGGCAACAATTGATATTTGTAAGAACAACGATGCAATACTTTTTGGTTCAGTTGGAGGCCCAGTTCATTTGCAACACGAAGCAAAATGGGCAAATTGTGAAGCAAAATCAATTTTAGCCTTACGTAAAGCGTTTAATTTCAATATTAACCTGCGTAAAATGACTATTTTCCCAGAAATTGCTAGTTTATCGCCGCTAAAACCTGAACTATTAAAAAATGGTCTGGATATCGTTATTTTCCGTGAGTTACTTGGTGATGTTTATTTTGGTGAACATACGCTAAGCGAAAAAGATGGTAAGCGTTATGCTTTTGATAGCGGTGCCTATGATGAAGATCAGGTTAAATCTATCGTTCAATATGCCTTTAATGTTGCCAAAACCCGGGGTAAAAAAATTGTCTCGGTGGATAAAGCTAATGTTATGGCGATGTCAAAATTATGGCGCCAAGTTGCTAATGAAGTAGCAAAAGAACATCCAGAGATTGAATACTCTGATATGCTAGTTGATAACTGTGCTATGCAGATTATTAAAAACCCTGCGCAATTTGATGTAATTGTTACGTCTAACCTATTTGGTGATATCTTATCCGATGAATTATCGGTATTATCCGGTTCATTAGGTATGATGCCATCGGCAAGTTTTAGTAATTCTGGCTTTGCACTGTATGAACCAGCAGGTGGTTCAGCTCCGGATATTGCGGGTAAAAACATTGCCAATCCAATTGCGCAGATTTTATCGGCAGCAATGATGCTAGCCTATTCATTCAATCTACATCAAGAAGCTAGCGCGATTAATAATGCAGTTAAAGCAGCTATTGTTGCAGGTTACCGCACAGGTGATCTAGCCAGCGGACAAGCAGGTGAAAAGATTGTCGGGACTAAAGAATTTACCGATCAGGTAATCTGTAATATTTAA
- the rpmE gene encoding 50S ribosomal protein L31 has translation MKQTIHPNYKEVSVTCSCGNTFVTKSTLAKEALHIEVCSACHPFYSGKQRLVDSAGRVDKFRQKYGAFSKRTAAK, from the coding sequence ATGAAACAAACTATTCATCCTAATTACAAGGAAGTGTCAGTAACTTGCAGTTGTGGTAATACTTTTGTAACTAAGTCAACTTTGGCAAAAGAAGCACTTCATATTGAAGTTTGCTCAGCTTGTCATCCGTTTTATTCTGGTAAACAACGTCTAGTAGATAGTGCTGGTCGCGTGGATAAATTCCGTCAGAAATACGGTGCATTTAGCAAAAGAACTGCAGCCAAGTAA
- the ilvB gene encoding biosynthetic-type acetolactate synthase large subunit: MKINGAQAMLESLLAENVDVVFGYPGGAILPVYDALYGYRDKIHHVLVRHEQGAVIAAEGYAKSSGKVGVCFATSGPGATNLVTGIADAMLDSVPLVCVTGQVYSTLIGTDAFQEADIIGITLPITKWNVQVTRAEDIPAAMAKAFYYAREGRPGPVVVDITKDAQLGLLEEDFAYQLHQPRKEKVLKCSDMKFIEIADILNNAERPLILAGNGVGIAGAEDELLKLVDKATIPVACTLHGLHNFPSNHELFVGLLGMHGNYAPNIMTNRADVILAVGMRFDDRVTGNLTKYAKQAKIIHIDIDHAEINKNVKSYMHVHADAKYALTNLLRYVQPNKHQAWRELFLKLHQEEHEQVIVPELTMQKDTIRMSQAVNMVSEKTDGKAIVVSDVGQNQMVAMRYYKFKQSKSHISSGGLGTMGFALPAAIGAKMANPDREVICVSGDGGIQMNIQELAVISQEKLPVKILLLNNNYLGMVRQWQEMFHEERYSFVDLHNPDFIGIAKAYGIKGSTVSDPAQLEAAVDEMLNSKEAYFLEVIVEKREKVFPMMPQGSAVDEIRLS; encoded by the coding sequence ATGAAAATAAACGGTGCTCAGGCAATGCTTGAATCATTGCTAGCGGAAAATGTAGATGTGGTATTTGGCTACCCTGGTGGCGCAATTCTACCCGTCTATGATGCATTATATGGCTATCGCGATAAAATTCATCATGTATTAGTCCGTCATGAGCAAGGAGCCGTCATTGCTGCTGAGGGTTATGCCAAATCTAGTGGTAAAGTTGGAGTATGTTTTGCAACTTCGGGTCCAGGCGCAACTAATCTGGTAACCGGGATTGCTGATGCAATGCTTGATTCAGTACCATTAGTTTGTGTGACTGGACAGGTTTATAGTACACTGATTGGAACTGATGCCTTTCAGGAAGCTGATATTATTGGGATTACTCTTCCAATTACGAAGTGGAATGTTCAAGTTACACGTGCTGAAGATATACCAGCAGCAATGGCTAAGGCATTTTATTATGCCCGTGAGGGACGCCCAGGTCCAGTAGTGGTTGATATAACTAAAGATGCTCAGCTTGGATTACTAGAAGAAGACTTTGCATACCAGCTTCATCAGCCACGTAAAGAAAAAGTTCTAAAATGTTCAGATATGAAATTTATCGAAATTGCTGATATTTTAAATAATGCTGAACGCCCACTGATTCTTGCTGGAAATGGGGTTGGGATTGCTGGTGCTGAAGATGAACTATTAAAGCTAGTTGATAAAGCAACTATACCTGTTGCTTGTACTTTACATGGTTTACATAATTTCCCAAGTAACCATGAACTATTTGTTGGTTTACTCGGGATGCATGGAAATTATGCTCCAAACATCATGACTAATCGTGCAGATGTGATTCTGGCGGTAGGTATGCGTTTTGATGACCGAGTTACTGGTAATCTTACTAAATATGCTAAGCAAGCTAAAATCATCCATATCGATATTGATCACGCTGAAATTAACAAAAATGTTAAATCATATATGCATGTACATGCAGATGCTAAGTATGCATTGACTAACTTGTTACGCTATGTCCAGCCAAACAAGCATCAAGCATGGCGTGAACTCTTCCTAAAATTACATCAGGAAGAACATGAGCAGGTTATCGTACCAGAATTAACCATGCAAAAAGATACCATCCGGATGTCGCAAGCAGTTAATATGGTATCAGAAAAAACTGATGGTAAAGCCATTGTAGTATCTGATGTTGGTCAAAATCAAATGGTTGCAATGCGTTACTATAAATTTAAACAGTCAAAATCACATATTAGCTCGGGTGGTCTTGGCACGATGGGCTTTGCCCTACCAGCGGCAATTGGCGCTAAAATGGCAAATCCAGATCGCGAAGTTATCTGTGTTTCTGGTGATGGTGGTATCCAGATGAATATTCAAGAGCTAGCAGTAATTTCACAGGAAAAACTGCCAGTAAAAATATTATTACTAAATAACAACTACCTTGGTATGGTAAGACAATGGCAAGAAATGTTCCACGAAGAACGTTATTCATTCGTTGACTTACATAACCCCGATTTCATTGGGATTGCAAAAGCTTATGGAATCAAAGGCTCAACTGTATCAGATCCAGCGCAACTGGAAGCAGCAGTTGATGAAATGTTAAATTCAAAAGAAGCTTACTTCCTAGAGGTAATCGTTGAGAAACGAGAAAAAGTGTTCCCGATGATGCCTCAAGGTTCTGCTGTTGATGAAATTAGATTGTCGTAG
- the leuD gene encoding 3-isopropylmalate dehydratase small subunit: MKKFTTLNSHIIPLAIDNVDTDMIIPAQHLKSVSKEGYGENVFSALRSMYPDFVLNKPQYNTGKILVSKENFGCGSSREHAVWAIQQYGIETVICNSFSDIFFNNSAKNGLLLITQPLEVINEMLAIAEQDSTAVMTVDLPNQSISYNGKGYHFDYDGFRKHCLINGLDDLDYLMSHASEINKYEEHHGKA, encoded by the coding sequence ATGAAAAAATTCACAACATTAAATAGCCATATTATTCCATTAGCAATTGATAATGTTGACACGGACATGATTATTCCTGCACAACACTTAAAAAGTGTCAGTAAAGAAGGTTATGGCGAAAATGTTTTCTCCGCATTAAGAAGCATGTATCCTGATTTTGTATTGAATAAACCACAATATAATACTGGTAAAATCTTAGTTTCTAAAGAAAACTTTGGTTGCGGTTCATCTCGCGAACATGCCGTTTGGGCAATCCAACAATATGGAATCGAAACAGTAATTTGTAATTCATTTTCAGACATCTTTTTTAATAATTCAGCCAAGAATGGTTTATTATTGATAACCCAGCCACTTGAAGTTATTAATGAGATGCTAGCAATTGCAGAACAAGACTCAACAGCAGTAATGACGGTTGATTTACCGAACCAATCAATTAGCTATAATGGTAAAGGTTATCATTTCGACTATGATGGTTTCCGTAAGCATTGCCTGATTAATGGACTTGATGATCTAGATTATCTAATGTCACATGCCAGCGAAATAAATAAATATGAGGAACATCATGGCAAAGCATAA
- a CDS encoding ArnT family glycosyltransferase, with protein MLTYSSIAVKPKRKDRPWLLFVMVLIWISGATFFHSPWEPYEPYVVAIVKSIVKTNSWLVPYISPDTPYLDLQPFYFWLYALVIKIFNFTDVANAIRLMNTGIILLTLYILGKVGSGLSAFKNGRSVVMIMISTIGFINNAYQLSPNLIILLGFSLYFWSLQNSIKMPGISGGVLAVGLMLISINFTAEYLLIALIMLMLLPIIDRQWKQSAYFLTLITGFAIFAMIFGSYGWQLNKVNHEFFIEWVSKYSQIANFDSSVFTNIVFYFQTLVWYLIPGWILAFWTLYKRRGQILKDPILKLSLAFIGLLFFFAIISGHHDESVIFPIIIPFVFIASVEIDTIRISIVSWLNWFSIFAFGAGGLAVIILYFTLNSGYPQDLLAKAQFYAPGYVFDFNFWQVLLGVLITTIWIFMVTRKHIRGREMVSNWASGTTFCLVLFISLCLPWFDSVLSFKDIVDSSRPYLDHSKNSCIATNEVNRVQSAIWYYFADIRLQPDRDFATNSRCNQALISVYRDSSTNYPGWHVIWSNKRPVDFKRYMLLERN; from the coding sequence ATGCTTACTTATTCTTCTATTGCTGTAAAACCAAAGCGTAAAGATCGTCCTTGGTTACTTTTTGTTATGGTTCTTATCTGGATCAGTGGGGCAACCTTCTTCCATTCGCCTTGGGAGCCGTATGAGCCTTATGTGGTGGCAATTGTTAAAAGTATAGTCAAAACTAATTCATGGCTTGTTCCATATATTTCACCGGATACTCCATATCTAGATTTACAGCCATTTTATTTTTGGCTATACGCACTAGTTATCAAAATTTTTAACTTTACTGATGTTGCCAATGCCATTCGGTTGATGAATACCGGAATTATTCTTTTGACACTTTATATTTTAGGTAAGGTTGGTTCTGGGCTTTCTGCCTTCAAAAATGGTCGTAGTGTGGTAATGATCATGATTAGCACGATAGGATTTATCAATAATGCATATCAATTATCACCTAACCTTATAATTTTGCTTGGCTTTTCTTTATATTTCTGGTCGTTGCAAAATTCAATTAAAATGCCCGGAATCTCTGGGGGAGTCCTTGCTGTTGGATTAATGCTTATTTCAATTAATTTTACAGCGGAATATTTATTAATTGCTTTGATTATGCTGATGTTATTACCTATAATTGATAGGCAATGGAAACAGTCGGCATACTTTCTAACACTGATTACTGGGTTTGCTATATTTGCAATGATTTTTGGTTCGTATGGCTGGCAATTAAATAAGGTAAATCATGAATTTTTTATCGAGTGGGTTAGCAAATATTCTCAAATAGCTAATTTTGATTCCTCAGTCTTTACCAATATAGTTTTTTATTTTCAAACCTTAGTGTGGTATCTTATTCCGGGATGGATACTTGCATTTTGGACTTTATATAAACGGCGAGGGCAAATATTAAAAGATCCAATCTTGAAACTTAGTCTTGCTTTTATTGGCTTACTTTTTTTCTTTGCTATTATTAGCGGACACCATGACGAGTCAGTAATTTTTCCAATAATTATTCCTTTTGTGTTTATCGCATCTGTTGAAATTGATACAATTCGAATTAGTATTGTTTCTTGGTTGAACTGGTTTAGTATTTTTGCCTTTGGTGCTGGTGGGCTTGCAGTAATAATCCTTTACTTTACTTTAAATTCCGGGTATCCTCAGGATTTACTTGCTAAAGCTCAATTTTATGCTCCAGGCTATGTGTTTGACTTTAATTTTTGGCAGGTTCTTCTTGGCGTTTTGATAACTACGATCTGGATTTTTATGGTTACGCGTAAACATATTCGTGGGCGTGAAATGGTGTCTAATTGGGCAAGTGGTACTACATTCTGTTTGGTATTATTTATTTCGTTATGTTTGCCATGGTTTGATTCAGTATTAAGTTTCAAGGATATAGTAGATAGTAGCCGACCTTATTTAGATCATTCAAAGAATTCCTGTATCGCAACTAATGAAGTAAATCGCGTACAGTCTGCTATTTGGTACTATTTTGCTGATATTCGTCTCCAGCCAGATAGAGACTTTGCTACTAATTCGAGGTGTAATCAGGCCTTAATCTCTGTTTATCGTGATAGTAGCACTAATTATCCCGGATGGCATGTGATCTGGAGTAATAAGCGTCCAGTTGATTTTAAGCGTTATATGTTACTTGAACGGAATTAA
- the murJ gene encoding murein biosynthesis integral membrane protein MurJ: protein MAKSTNLLRSLLNVSGMTLISRILGFLRDMLQAIYFGAGAYTDAFNVAFKLPNLLRRIFAEGAFSQAFVPVLAEHKNTKTHQETREFVASIMGVLATVLLIVTLLGMTFAAVVIWVTAPGFTNDPNKFALTVSLLRITFPYILFISIASLIGGVLNTWGLFSIPSFTPTILNISFIVFILCFRHYFEPSILTLAWATFVGGLLQLLFQLPYLKKIDMLVRPKLDWRNPAVRKVVKLMGPAIFAVSIAQISLVINTIYASFLPTGSISWMYYADRLMEFPTGVLGVALGTILLPSLSRHASSGNKESFSKLLDWGIRLCLLLALPATVGLGLLAKPLTMTLFMHGKFNLHDVTMTSYALIAYSIGLLGLILVKVLAPGFYANQDIKTPVKIAIFVLCCTQLMNLVFIGPLKHAGLSLSIGLSACINAANLCYFLIKKGLYQPQSGWWNFLFRLVVAILLMALTIELVLYFTPVDFSGHMLKRVISLASVIIVAAISYFGGLFLLGFRVRDFKHKDKF from the coding sequence ATGGCTAAATCGACCAATCTGTTACGTTCATTACTCAATGTAAGCGGAATGACACTTATTTCGCGAATTCTTGGTTTTCTGCGTGATATGTTACAAGCGATTTATTTTGGCGCTGGTGCCTATACTGATGCATTTAATGTGGCATTTAAATTACCGAATTTGCTACGGCGAATTTTTGCTGAAGGTGCCTTTTCACAAGCTTTTGTACCTGTGCTTGCCGAACATAAGAATACTAAAACTCATCAGGAAACAAGAGAGTTCGTCGCATCAATAATGGGTGTGCTCGCTACAGTGCTATTAATTGTTACATTATTAGGGATGACTTTTGCTGCGGTTGTTATTTGGGTTACTGCTCCGGGTTTTACTAACGACCCTAATAAATTTGCATTAACAGTTAGCTTATTAAGAATAACTTTTCCGTATATTTTATTTATTTCGATAGCTTCATTAATCGGTGGGGTTCTCAATACTTGGGGTTTGTTTTCGATTCCATCGTTTACACCAACCATTTTAAACATCAGCTTTATTGTTTTTATTCTCTGTTTTCGTCATTATTTTGAGCCATCAATTCTTACGCTTGCTTGGGCAACTTTTGTTGGCGGTTTACTTCAGCTACTTTTTCAATTACCGTACCTAAAGAAAATTGATATGCTAGTTAGACCAAAATTGGATTGGCGTAATCCAGCGGTGCGAAAAGTAGTTAAGCTAATGGGTCCTGCTATTTTTGCAGTTTCAATTGCGCAAATCAGTTTGGTAATTAACACCATTTATGCATCATTTTTACCAACTGGTAGTATTTCATGGATGTATTACGCGGATCGTTTGATGGAGTTTCCAACTGGAGTTCTTGGTGTCGCATTAGGTACTATTCTCTTACCAAGTTTATCACGCCATGCCAGTTCAGGGAATAAGGAAAGCTTCTCAAAGCTTTTGGATTGGGGAATACGGCTATGCCTTCTTTTGGCATTACCTGCAACTGTTGGATTAGGATTATTAGCCAAGCCATTGACAATGACCTTATTTATGCATGGTAAATTTAATCTTCACGATGTTACGATGACTAGTTATGCACTAATTGCCTATTCTATTGGTTTACTTGGCTTGATTTTGGTAAAGGTACTTGCCCCTGGTTTTTATGCCAATCAGGATATAAAAACCCCAGTGAAAATTGCTATTTTTGTCCTTTGTTGTACTCAATTAATGAATCTGGTTTTTATTGGACCACTAAAGCATGCTGGACTTTCATTGTCAATCGGACTAAGTGCCTGTATTAACGCTGCTAATTTATGCTACTTTCTTATTAAAAAGGGGCTTTACCAACCGCAATCTGGATGGTGGAATTTTCTCTTCAGATTAGTTGTTGCAATTTTATTAATGGCGTTGACAATTGAGTTAGTTTTATATTTTACCCCTGTTGATTTTAGCGGACATATGCTAAAACGGGTAATTTCACTTGCTAGTGTGATCATAGTTGCTGCCATTAGTTACTTCGGCGGGCTTTTTCTATTAGGCTTCAGAGTTCGCGATTTTAAACATAAAGATAAATTTTAA